Proteins found in one Gemmatimonas sp. genomic segment:
- a CDS encoding tetratricopeptide repeat protein, with product MNPPLLRISDWLRHSPESASATDDARAAQLGALAVLAAGFEASDSFDYPSMAMEPLREPLAQLPQQFAGIPPDSAMGEWLNLASLAEFLQAPQLADLLLVELILRLAPQRAGRAHGYGQSERGELAALCWTRRGRVARTQGRFDDAAACYNTALRLAGRVWRDARPQATLGLAALAANRGNIPAAEVLALQVLERGSQVYALYRVPAHQLMTFTLRRRGSLLDALLHGWHAFDLLGADDHRRDEVLITMSEIALAYGDLESAARGFAAVRIAALPVRIRIPALVGTLDVAVQRLSKLRRRDAVDGADAIAVATTQSVLAAQAPLIALLEGTLSPGDVLLAVIALGEAALELGERDDAMGWIAKAVFIADQHGFHEKRFQVDSLRARIAGGAVREVPTSASGHASAAPVLRRFAALGGPLMTVTL from the coding sequence ATGAACCCACCGTTGCTTCGCATCTCCGACTGGCTACGTCATTCGCCCGAGAGCGCCTCGGCGACTGATGACGCCCGCGCAGCGCAGCTGGGAGCACTTGCGGTGCTTGCGGCAGGTTTTGAAGCGAGCGATTCGTTCGACTACCCGTCAATGGCAATGGAACCGCTGCGTGAACCGCTAGCGCAGTTGCCGCAGCAGTTCGCCGGGATTCCGCCGGATAGCGCGATGGGGGAATGGCTGAACCTTGCCTCGCTCGCCGAATTCCTTCAGGCACCGCAGCTCGCCGATCTCTTGCTCGTGGAACTGATTCTGCGACTCGCGCCGCAGCGCGCCGGGCGGGCTCACGGATACGGCCAGTCCGAGCGCGGGGAGCTCGCCGCACTCTGTTGGACTCGGCGCGGCCGAGTGGCACGCACGCAGGGCAGATTTGACGATGCAGCAGCGTGTTACAACACGGCGCTACGACTCGCGGGGCGCGTGTGGCGCGATGCGCGGCCGCAGGCTACGTTGGGCCTCGCCGCTCTGGCGGCGAATCGCGGCAACATTCCCGCCGCGGAGGTGCTCGCTCTTCAGGTGCTTGAACGAGGGTCGCAGGTGTACGCGCTCTATCGTGTGCCGGCGCATCAACTGATGACGTTCACCTTGCGTCGGCGCGGTAGCTTGCTCGACGCGCTCCTGCATGGATGGCACGCGTTCGATTTGTTGGGGGCAGATGATCATCGGCGAGATGAGGTGCTTATCACAATGTCGGAGATTGCGTTGGCTTACGGTGACCTTGAATCGGCGGCGCGCGGCTTTGCCGCGGTGCGTATCGCCGCGCTCCCGGTGCGCATTCGGATACCGGCCCTCGTCGGCACGCTCGACGTTGCGGTGCAACGCCTGTCCAAACTCCGCCGGCGCGATGCCGTCGATGGTGCCGACGCTATCGCGGTCGCTACCACGCAGTCGGTGTTGGCGGCGCAAGCGCCCCTGATCGCTCTACTGGAAGGGACGCTATCGCCCGGCGACGTCCTACTCGCCGTTATCGCGCTTGGCGAGGCGGCGCTTGAACTCGGTGAGCGCGATGACGCGATGGGATGGATTGCGAAGGCGGTTTTCATCGCAGACCAGCACGGCTTTCACGAGAAGCGCTTTCAGGTGGATTCGCTCCGCGCACGAATTGCGGGCGGCGCGGTCCGCGAAGTGCCGACCAGCGCGAGCGGACACGCGTCGGCCGCACCGGTGCTTCGCCGCTTCGCTGCGCTGGGCGGTCCCTTGATGACGGTGACGCTCTAG
- a CDS encoding helix-turn-helix domain-containing protein has product MRVWKSAGVQVEDALLAVVKPALRLAHAPISMLRLAAAARMHERTLRKYCDQHGFASPQWIIGWARLLTAAYYLDDPGRTVQDVAELLAFPSAASLANHVRRYTKSTPSALRDAGAVRTVASLMGSGMLRRGGVNRVSNYTPSTILRLISS; this is encoded by the coding sequence GTGCGCGTGTGGAAAAGCGCAGGGGTGCAGGTCGAGGATGCGCTGCTCGCGGTGGTCAAGCCAGCGCTTCGCCTCGCGCACGCGCCGATCAGCATGCTGCGTCTCGCCGCTGCAGCGCGGATGCACGAGCGTACGCTGCGGAAATACTGCGATCAGCATGGCTTCGCCAGTCCACAGTGGATCATCGGGTGGGCACGGCTGCTCACGGCGGCCTACTATCTTGACGATCCGGGTAGAACGGTTCAAGATGTCGCCGAGTTGCTCGCGTTTCCGAGTGCCGCATCGCTGGCAAACCACGTGCGTCGCTACACCAAGTCCACCCCGTCGGCGCTGCGCGACGCCGGCGCGGTTCGAACCGTGGCGTCGTTGATGGGATCGGGCATGCTGCGTCGCGGGGGCGTTAACCGCGTATCGAACTACACGCCGTCTACCATCCTCCGGCTTATTTCGAGCTGA
- a CDS encoding sigma factor: MATPARESQVTATFMPLVSVARGVGEAADVALERLLILLHAPIKRYAFAKVQRSPDADDLAADIAQDALIRIAKGVRTCRAQSDGEVMAWAMTIAHRLVLDLVRSRQSGLQAAYFADVTAQAMFGMTMEDSIGQRAELEPAMELLLRLMADAYNGAIDSTGELIWWRLIISLDWREIGEQVQTTPAGAKRRFQRAMDTLRLEVIRRVDALDEVDRHAVLALLARFGYAQAVMSDQVSDNEVEADRRSAAPVPPLAPRAAMAFTRRVRASRALSSSIEGGAVA, encoded by the coding sequence ATGGCGACTCCCGCTCGCGAGTCGCAGGTTACCGCGACCTTCATGCCGCTAGTGTCGGTAGCGCGGGGAGTGGGAGAGGCTGCGGACGTCGCGTTGGAGAGGCTGCTCATCCTCCTCCATGCCCCGATTAAGCGGTACGCGTTTGCCAAGGTCCAACGTTCGCCAGACGCCGACGATCTTGCTGCCGATATCGCGCAAGACGCACTGATTCGGATCGCAAAGGGTGTCCGCACGTGTCGGGCGCAATCCGACGGCGAAGTGATGGCGTGGGCCATGACCATTGCGCACCGCCTCGTGCTTGACCTCGTTCGGTCGCGGCAGTCGGGCCTGCAAGCGGCATACTTCGCAGACGTAACCGCGCAGGCCATGTTTGGCATGACGATGGAAGACAGCATCGGACAGCGAGCGGAGCTGGAGCCTGCCATGGAGCTTTTGCTTCGATTGATGGCCGACGCGTATAACGGCGCCATCGACTCCACCGGTGAGCTAATCTGGTGGAGGCTGATCATCAGTCTCGATTGGCGTGAGATCGGTGAGCAAGTGCAGACGACGCCAGCGGGCGCAAAGCGGCGATTTCAGCGGGCGATGGACACGTTGCGCCTCGAGGTCATCCGACGAGTGGACGCGCTTGACGAAGTCGACCGACATGCTGTGCTTGCACTCCTTGCGCGTTTCGGGTACGCTCAAGCGGTGATGTCGGACCAGGTATCCGACAACGAGGTCGAAGCGGACCGACGTAGTGCTGCACCCGTGCCGCCGCTGGCGCCTCGGGCCGCGATGGCATTTACGCGACGGGTTCGTGCAAGCCGAGCGCTTTCGTCTTCCATCGAGGGTGGTGCCGTAGCCTGA